The proteins below are encoded in one region of Polypterus senegalus isolate Bchr_013 chromosome 2, ASM1683550v1, whole genome shotgun sequence:
- the LOC120524551 gene encoding uncharacterized protein LOC120524551, whose translation MDSNDVHLSVNIDGIPLFKSSNVQFWPILAKCGHFGPFIVAMFSGQKKPSPIEEYLEDFLTEYKHLKDNGIVYEGQTYSVSIDALICDAPVRAYLKCIKGHTSYESCERCLIRGARFDGRIVFSEQEFTSRTDDSFSRVEYRNHQIDVSPFIAAGIPCVSSFVLDYMHMVCLGVVRRLLFYWTRGPKICRLSVRQKDAISQKLTALRGKMPSEFARQPRALHEIDRWKATELRQFLLYTGPVVLKTVLSPERYTHFLSLTVAMSIMLESDDRIRKAYLQYAHELIKHFVMCCADLYGKTFPVYNVHGLVHLHEDASHFNCSLNDISCFPFENYLQQIKKHVRSGRSPLEQVTRRLSEMEHSEVNVSKMHPEVFASVKERDCCFLLRDDRFAFVRQKNADGTFACEILHQHYTSPLFHQPCSSGLLNIVCIGKGQVRMKNGLLCERDLFRKVACLPQGTGGSVLIPLRHGVEH comes from the coding sequence ATGGACAGTAATGATGTGCACCTCAGTGTAAACATTGATGGCATACCACTTTTCAAAAGTAGTAATGTCCAATTCTGGCCAATACTGGCAAAGTGTGGCCATTTTGGTCCATTTATTGTAGCTATGTTTAGTGGACAGAAGAAGCCAAGTCCAATCGAGGAGTATCTTGAAGACTTTTTGACAGAGTACAAACATCTCAAAGACAATGGTATAGTTTATGAAGGCCAGACTTACTCTGTCAGTATTGATGCTCTGATCTGTGATGCGCCAGTAAGGGCATATCTAAAATGTATTAAGGGTCATACTTCCTATGAGAGTTGTGAAAGATGTTTAATCAGAGGTGCTCGTTTTGATGGAAGAATAGTTTTCAGTGAACAGGAATTCACTTCTCGAACAGATGACAGTTTCTCCAGAGTGGAGTACAGGAACCACCAAATTGATGTCAGTCCCTTCATTGCTGCAGGAATTCCTTGTGTTAGCTCATTTGTCCTAGATTATATGCATATGGTCTGCTTGGGAGTAGTTAGACGCCTGTTGTTTTACTGGACACGTGGCCCAAAAATCTGTCGTTTATCTGTGAGGCAAAAGGATGCAATTTCCCAAAAACTAACTGCACTGAGAGGGAAGATGCCGAGTGAATTTGCCCGGCAGCCACGGGCTTTACATGAAATAGATAGGTGGAAAGCAACTGAACTAAGGCAGTTTTTGCTATACACAGGACCTGTGGTATTGAAAACTGTGTTGTCCCCTGAAAGATACACACATTTCTTGTCCCTGACAGTGGCAATGTCAATAATGCTGGAGTCAGATGATAGGATTCGCAAGGCCTATCTCCAATATGCCCATGAACTAATCAAACACTTTGTCATGTGCTGTGCTGACCTGTATGGCAAGACCTTTCCTGTATACAATGTACATGGACTAGTTCATCTCCATGAAGATGCCAGCCACTTCAACTGTTCCTTGAATGACATTTCCTGTTTTCCCTTCGAAAACTAcctgcaacaaattaaaaaacatgtgAGGAGTGGGAGAAGTCCCCTGGAACAAGTCACCAGGCGTTTGTCAGAAATGGAACATTCAGAAGTGAACGTAAGCAAAATGCACCCTGAGGTGTTTGCTTCTGTTAAAGAAAGGGACTGTTGTTTTCTCTTGAGAGACGACAGATTTGCTTTTGTTCGACAGAAAAATGCAGACGGTACCTTTGCTTGTGAAATCCTGCACCAGCATTACACTTCACCATTATTTCACCAACCATGTAGCTCTGGACTTCTGAATATAGTGTGCATAGGAAAAGGTCAGGTCAGGATGAAAAATGGACTACTGTGTGAAAGGGATCTGTTCCGGAAGGTGGCCTGCCTCCCACAAGGAACTGGAGGTTCTGTCCTCATACCGCTTCGCCATGGTGTGGAACACTAA